The following DNA comes from Cellulophaga sp. HaHa_2_95.
AGATATACACACTTACAGATGGTACGGGACCAAGTACAGATCAGCTATATGAAAATATAGGAATTGAAAATGGACATCCAAAATACCAAAATATTTCTACAAAAGCAGGAGTCACCATTGAAGGGTATGGTCTTGGACTAGCGGTTACAGATATCAATCAAGATGGGTGGTTAGATCTCTATATTACGAATGATTTTATTGCTGATGATATTCTGTATGTAAACAATCAAGATGGGACGTTCACGAACAAAGCAAAAGAGTATTTTAAACAAACAAGTAGAAATAGTATGGGTATTGATGCTGCCGATATTAACAATGATGACCTTATAGATTTTATAACATTAGATATGCTTCCAGAAAGTAATCTTAGGAAAAAAACAATGACCTCTAACATGAATCATGAACATTATAAAGATGTTTTAAAAAATGATTTCTCACCTCAGTTTATTAGAAATGCTTTACAATTAAATAGAGGACAAGGCGCTAATAACCATCCTGTATTTAGTGAAGTAGGACGTTTGGTAGGCGTATATGAAACAGACTGGAGTTGGTCTCCCTTATTTGCTGACTTTGATAATGACGGACAAAAAGATGTATACATTACCAATGGTTTTATGCGGGATATTACCGATCATGATTTTCAAGAATATTCAAGCCAGTCTACCGTTTTTGTCAAGGGTACCGGGAAGTTATCAAAAGAAGATTTACTAAAAAAACTCAAAAATTTAGAAAGCGTTTATTTGCCTAATTATATGTTTCAAAATAATGGCAATCTAAGTTTTACCAATAGTACAGTAGACTGGGGAATGAATCAAGCTTCACTTTCTAATGGTTCTGCTTATGCCGATTTTGATAATGATGGCGATTTAGATCTTGTAATGAATACCATTAATGCTACTCCGTTAGTATATAAAAATAATAGCAGGCAACTAAATAAGAATCATTATCTAAAACTACAACTAAAAGCAGATAAAGGAAATATAGATGCCGTAGGAGCGCAACTAACTCTTTTTATGCCTAATGATACAAAGATTCATCAAGAGATTACACCTGTACGAGGGTATTTAAGTACATCATCGTTAAAGGCTACTATTGGTGTGGGTACTATTTCAAAGATTGATTCTGTGCATATTAAATGGCCTGGGGGCACTTTAGAGAAATTGGGGAGCTTACGAGTAGACACCTTGTATACTATAGAAAAGGGAAAAAATGAGTCGCTTAATTTACCCGCAATGCCATCTGAAAATTTCTTGGTATCAGAGATTAGTGATGCTTTAAATTTTGAGCATACGCATATAGAGAATGAAGCAAATGACTTTAGACATGAACCGTTACTCTTACACTTAAACGATTATTTTGGACCAGGAATAGCTGTGGGAGATATAAATGGCGATGGTACGGATGATGTGTATATTGGTGGTGCGCGAAACCAAAAAGGAGCTTTTTTGATTCAGAAAGAGGGGAAATTTAATACGCAAGAATTGGCCGATTCTGAAAAGTACGAAGATTTAGGAGCACTGTTTTTTGATGTAGATCAAGATGGCGATCTAGACCTTTATGTAGTCAGTGGCGGGAGCTCTGTTAAGTATTATGATAAAGGCCACTATCAAGATAGAATTTACACGAATGATGGACAGGGAAACTTTATTTTAGATAAGGAAGCGTTACCCATATTAAAGGCAAGTGGTTCTTGTGTGGTTGCATCAGATTTTGATCATGATGGCGATTTAGATGTGTTTGTAGGTGGGGCGGTTGAACCTGGTAGCTTTCCTATTAGTCCAAAGAGTTATTTGTTAGAAAATAATGACGGCAAATTTACAGATGTAACCCATAAAGCACCCGGATTACAAAACATAGGTATGGTGAGAGCTGCTTTATGGAGTGACTATGACAATGACAATGATTTAGATTTACTATTGGCAGGAGAATGGATGCCGCTTGTAATTTATAAAAATACAGCGGGGAGTTTTGAAAGGGTAGCGAATACTACTTTAAATAAGTACTCTGGAATGTGGAATAGCATCATGGGGGCAGATTTTGATAGCGATGGAGACATTGATTACATTGCGGGTAATTTAGGAGCTAATACGGCATATAAGGCAAGCAGAGAACAACCTTTGCGCATGTATGCTAAAGATTTTGATCAGAACAATAGCATCGATCCTATAATAACCAGATATATTCAAGATGTTGAGGTCCCTATGGCTCCAAGAGGAGCCTTGGGTGGGCAATTACGGCAATTGTATAAAACTTTTCCGTCTTATAGTACGTATGCCAATGCAAGTATTACAGATTTTCTAGCGGTTTTAGATACTACGGGTATGGCTATTTTTGAAGCCAATTACACCAACTCTAGCTATCTTGAGAATTTAGGGGATGGAAATTTTAACGTGACGCCATTACCTCTTGAAGCGCAGTTTGCACCATTATTTGGAGTACAGGTTTTTGATATAAACCAGGACGGAAACCTTGATGTTTTGGGAGTTGGTAATTATTATGAAACGGAAGTGATTTCGGGAAGATATGATGCTGGTAAGGGTATTGTGTTACTTGGAAATGGTAAAGGAGGTTTTTCTAGTGAAACCTTGAATACTACAAATTTTGTGGTAGATAGTGACGCCAAAGCGCTATCGTTAGTGAAAATTGAAGATCGTATGAGTTGGGTGGCTACGAGTAGTGCAGGTAAAACCCTAGTGTTTGCTCTTACAGATAGTTTAAACAATCAATACATTGATTTTAAAAGAGAGGAACAGTACGCATTAATTTATAAGAAAAACGGTAAAATAGAAAAGCAAGAAAATTATTTGGGTTCTGGGTATCTTTCACAATCATCGCAAATAGTTCTTTGGAATGTGGCCATGGTAACTAAGATAGAATTCTACAACGAAAATGGAAGTTTAGAAAGAACTACTTATTCTCAAAATGAATAAGTTCTTTTAACCTCGGTTTAATAATGGTTTTATTTGATTAAATGTTTTTTAAAATCCATTACATCTTCACAGCAAATTTGCTCCATTACTTGTTGTAGTTCTGTTTTTAATAAAGAGATGGTATGATCGCCACCTTGTTTACCGAGAGCTGCCACACCGTACATAAATGAGCGACCCATAAAAGTAAACGCAGCTCCAGAAGCCATAGATCTTGCAATATCAGGACCAGAGCGTATCCCACTATCCATCATTACAGTTATTTGATCTCCATATTTTTCTGCTATTCTAGATAATGGTTTTATGGTAGATTCCCCCGCATCTAGCTGCCTCCCGCCATGGTTAGAGACAATTAAACCGTCTACACCTAATTGGATCGCTTTTTCTGCATCAGTTTCATTAGCGACGCCTTTAAGGACTAGTTTTCCCGGCCACATATCTCTAATGGGTTTAATTTTCTCTTCATTTAACCGACCAGAAAATGTTTGGTCCATAAATTTGCCTAGTTGTTTTAAATCTAGGTTTTTAGGCATGTATGGTTTTAAAGTTTCAAAATTTGGTTGTCCATGTTTTAATGTTTCTAAAGCCCAATGTGGTTTGCCTAAAACTTGCAGAATGTTTTTTAGGGTCATTTTTGGAGGCATTGCCAAACCATTTCTAATGTCTCTTGGTCTAAAACCAAAAGTAGGAACATCACAAAGAATAACGAGAACAGGGCATTCCGCTTCTGCAGCCCTTTTTATTAAATCATCTCTCAATCTATTTTCGGTAGGGTGGTATAATTGAAACCAAGCATTACCTTCTGTAATCTCAGCAATTCTTTCTATACTACTCGTAGAGACCGTACTTAATACAAAAGGAACATTGTGTTCAAAAGCAGCCTTTGCCAAAATTTCTGGCGCATTTGGCCACATTAATCCTTGTAAGCCAACGGGTGCTATCCCAAAAGGAGCATCGTAAG
Coding sequences within:
- a CDS encoding VCBS repeat-containing protein, which encodes MWIKKLFLLIGIGTVLYSCTTEVKQFELIEAEDSGIQFVNKIQELDTLHYFNFPYMYNGGGVGVADFNNDGLEDIFFSGNMVSSKLYINKGSFKFEDHTQKAGLETNSWVMGVSIIDINQDGWQDVYLSVAGHAEGAKRKNKLFVNNGDLTFTEMAAEYGIDDNGHSTQAAFFDMDNDGDLDMYLLTHANEPTTNIDKIYTLTDGTGPSTDQLYENIGIENGHPKYQNISTKAGVTIEGYGLGLAVTDINQDGWLDLYITNDFIADDILYVNNQDGTFTNKAKEYFKQTSRNSMGIDAADINNDDLIDFITLDMLPESNLRKKTMTSNMNHEHYKDVLKNDFSPQFIRNALQLNRGQGANNHPVFSEVGRLVGVYETDWSWSPLFADFDNDGQKDVYITNGFMRDITDHDFQEYSSQSTVFVKGTGKLSKEDLLKKLKNLESVYLPNYMFQNNGNLSFTNSTVDWGMNQASLSNGSAYADFDNDGDLDLVMNTINATPLVYKNNSRQLNKNHYLKLQLKADKGNIDAVGAQLTLFMPNDTKIHQEITPVRGYLSTSSLKATIGVGTISKIDSVHIKWPGGTLEKLGSLRVDTLYTIEKGKNESLNLPAMPSENFLVSEISDALNFEHTHIENEANDFRHEPLLLHLNDYFGPGIAVGDINGDGTDDVYIGGARNQKGAFLIQKEGKFNTQELADSEKYEDLGALFFDVDQDGDLDLYVVSGGSSVKYYDKGHYQDRIYTNDGQGNFILDKEALPILKASGSCVVASDFDHDGDLDVFVGGAVEPGSFPISPKSYLLENNDGKFTDVTHKAPGLQNIGMVRAALWSDYDNDNDLDLLLAGEWMPLVIYKNTAGSFERVANTTLNKYSGMWNSIMGADFDSDGDIDYIAGNLGANTAYKASREQPLRMYAKDFDQNNSIDPIITRYIQDVEVPMAPRGALGGQLRQLYKTFPSYSTYANASITDFLAVLDTTGMAIFEANYTNSSYLENLGDGNFNVTPLPLEAQFAPLFGVQVFDINQDGNLDVLGVGNYYETEVISGRYDAGKGIVLLGNGKGGFSSETLNTTNFVVDSDAKALSLVKIEDRMSWVATSSAGKTLVFALTDSLNNQYIDFKREEQYALIYKKNGKIEKQENYLGSGYLSQSSQIVLWNVAMVTKIEFYNENGSLERTTYSQNE
- a CDS encoding alpha-hydroxy acid oxidase codes for the protein MSEQKKKEIKINTAYPSVSDLRTKAQKKIPKFAFEYLDGGCNEDVNLHKNTSEIRKVELLPSYLSKHSGSSMKTELFGKTYDAPFGIAPVGLQGLMWPNAPEILAKAAFEHNVPFVLSTVSTSSIERIAEITEGNAWFQLYHPTENRLRDDLIKRAAEAECPVLVILCDVPTFGFRPRDIRNGLAMPPKMTLKNILQVLGKPHWALETLKHGQPNFETLKPYMPKNLDLKQLGKFMDQTFSGRLNEEKIKPIRDMWPGKLVLKGVANETDAEKAIQLGVDGLIVSNHGGRQLDAGESTIKPLSRIAEKYGDQITVMMDSGIRSGPDIARSMASGAAFTFMGRSFMYGVAALGKQGGDHTISLLKTELQQVMEQICCEDVMDFKKHLIK